From Clarias gariepinus isolate MV-2021 ecotype Netherlands chromosome 2, CGAR_prim_01v2, whole genome shotgun sequence, one genomic window encodes:
- the LOC128544952 gene encoding exosome complex component RRP40-like produces the protein MDIIHSCFKAQIGEVVLPGDVFRFDVSSVEEDSSVRAEKIICGPGLRRNGDEILVYKSGILRHKQPNLYWTDSQQKRYVPVKGESVIGIVTAKSGDIFKVDVGGSEQASLSYLAFEGATKRNRPNVQVGDLVYSQFIIANKDMEPELVCIDSCGRANGMGVFGADGFLFKVSLGLVRRLLAPQSEIVKDLEKIFPFEMVVGLNGRVWVKAKTVQQTLIVANLLESCENMTAQQRQALFKRVAEGAL, from the exons ATGGACATCATACACTCTTGTTTTAAGGCTCAGATAGGTGAGGTAGTTTTACCCGGAGATGTTTTCCGGTTTGATGTGTCCTCTGTAGAGGAAGACAGCAGCGTTAGAGCTGAGAAGATCATCTGCGGACCGGGACTGCGCCGAAACGGGGACGAGATCCTGGTGTATAAAAGCGGCATCCTCCGCCATAAACAGCCCAACCTGTACTGGACTGACTCCCAGCAGAAACGA TATGTTCCAGTTAAAGGGGAGAGTGTGATTGGCATAGTGACAGCAAAGTCCGGGGACATCTTTAAAGTGGATGTGGGAGGTAGTGAGCAAGCCTCGCTGTCCTACTTAGCCTTTGAAGGGGCGACTAAAAGGAACAGACCCAATGTACAG GTGGGGGATCTGGTGTATTCGCAGTTCATCATCGCAAACAAGGACATGGAGCCAGAGCTGGTGTGTATAGACAGTTGTGGCCGGGCGAACGGGATGGGAGTGTTTGGAGCAGATGGGTTTCTCTTCAAGGTGTCTTTGGGATTAGTGCGCAG GCTCCTCGCACCTCAGAGCGAGATAGTGAAGGATCTTGAGAAGATCTTCCCCTTTGAGATGGTGGTGGGTTTAAATGGCAGGGTGTGGGTAAAGGCTAAGACCGTGCAGCAGACTCTGATCGTTGCTAATCTTCTGGAGAGCTGTGAAAACATGACGGCACAGCAGAGACAGGCTCTGTTCAAGAGAGTAGCAGAGGGTGCCCTCTAG